One candidate division KSB1 bacterium genomic window carries:
- the amrB gene encoding AmmeMemoRadiSam system protein B has product MPEIRAEDIRAPAVAGLFYPDDPTQLRDEVVKLLTEAQPEFSNTNIVAAVAPHAGYMYSGPTAAHVFKTLQACYAPPAAEKFSPTIVVVAPSHREAFPFISVFTGQAYRTPLGDVPIAKEFAQALVDSDPMIHADWRGHRDEHALEVELPFLQVLWPAFRLVPVVMGDQDWELCRILGGQLAQLGREFSIFILASSDLSHYYSYDEAVEIDQRFIRHVQAFNPEALHQALENDECQACGGGPVVAAMLAAKLLGANAAEVLRYQNSGDVSGDRRAVVGYLAATFGKSQVARD; this is encoded by the coding sequence ATGCCTGAGATACGAGCTGAAGATATTCGCGCGCCGGCGGTGGCGGGATTGTTTTATCCCGACGATCCCACCCAATTGCGCGACGAGGTTGTCAAGCTTTTGACCGAAGCCCAACCCGAGTTCTCGAATACCAACATTGTCGCCGCGGTGGCGCCTCATGCCGGTTACATGTATTCCGGCCCGACAGCCGCGCACGTTTTTAAAACCCTGCAAGCCTGTTACGCTCCGCCCGCAGCAGAAAAATTCTCTCCGACCATTGTCGTTGTCGCGCCGAGCCATCGCGAAGCTTTCCCATTTATTTCCGTTTTTACCGGCCAGGCTTATCGCACGCCGCTGGGTGACGTCCCCATTGCCAAAGAATTCGCCCAAGCGCTGGTTGATTCCGATCCCATGATTCATGCGGATTGGCGGGGACATCGCGACGAACATGCGCTCGAAGTCGAGTTGCCATTTCTGCAAGTCTTATGGCCGGCGTTTCGCCTCGTACCGGTGGTGATGGGAGATCAGGATTGGGAGTTGTGTCGAATTCTCGGCGGACAGCTTGCGCAACTTGGCCGTGAGTTTTCGATTTTTATTTTAGCCAGCTCCGATCTGTCGCATTATTATTCTTATGATGAAGCGGTCGAAATTGATCAACGTTTCATCCGCCATGTGCAAGCCTTCAATCCCGAAGCTTTACATCAAGCGTTGGAAAATGATGAATGCCAGGCCTGTGGCGGCGGCCCGGTGGTGGCGGCGATGCTGGCGGCCAAATTACTCGGCGCCAATGCGGCTGAAGTTTTGCGTTATCAAAATTCCGGCGACGTGAGCGGCGATCGCCGTGCCGTGGTTGGTTACCTGGCGGCGACGTTTGGCAAGTCGCAAGTGGCAAGGGACTAA
- a CDS encoding alpha/beta fold hydrolase — MFTTTTINNVRLSFIDKGEGPAILFAHGFPFSRAIWQPQITAFAKTHRVIAPDLRGHGQSSAPAGIYAMETFADDLHHLIEERKCGPVVLVGHSMGGYISFAFYRNFPQKVRALILFCTRASADSEEGKAARENLAQRAEREGPAAVAEQMLPKMLAPATAASRPELVAQVRDFMLATSVNGLTGSLRGMAARPSAVELLPKIAVPTLVVAGENDLIIPASEAATMAKTIPNAELAMISHAGHLASLENPDEVIVRMQQFLDKI, encoded by the coding sequence ATGTTCACCACCACCACCATCAACAACGTTCGTCTCTCGTTTATTGATAAAGGCGAAGGGCCGGCGATTTTGTTCGCTCACGGCTTTCCCTTTAGCCGCGCCATCTGGCAGCCGCAGATCACGGCGTTCGCTAAAACCCATCGCGTGATCGCGCCAGATTTGCGCGGCCACGGCCAAAGCTCGGCGCCGGCGGGCATTTACGCGATGGAGACATTTGCCGACGATTTACATCATCTCATCGAAGAACGCAAATGTGGTCCGGTTGTTTTGGTTGGCCACTCGATGGGCGGCTATATCAGTTTCGCGTTCTATCGCAATTTTCCCCAAAAAGTGCGCGCTTTGATTTTATTTTGCACGCGCGCCAGCGCCGATTCCGAAGAAGGAAAAGCCGCGCGAGAGAATTTGGCCCAACGCGCCGAACGCGAAGGCCCCGCGGCGGTAGCCGAACAAATGCTGCCGAAAATGCTGGCCCCGGCAACAGCGGCGTCACGTCCTGAACTCGTTGCGCAAGTTCGCGATTTCATGCTTGCAACTTCCGTCAATGGATTGACCGGCTCCTTGCGCGGCATGGCGGCGCGGCCAAGCGCTGTGGAATTGTTGCCAAAAATCGCCGTGCCGACTTTGGTTGTCGCCGGTGAAAATGATTTGATTATTCCCGCCTCGGAAGCGGCGACGATGGCGAAAACGATTCCGAATGCCGAGCTGGCGATGATTTCTCATGCCGGCCATTTAGCCAGCCTGGAAAATCCGGATGAAGTCATCGTTCGAATGCAGCAATTCCTCGATAAAATCTGA
- a CDS encoding S46 family peptidase: MKTRFASGRLNLLVALMVGAVFLIGATIPDEGMWTFDNPPLKLLKERYGFTPTPEWLDLVRLSSVRFNDGGSGSFVSSTGLVLTNHHVALGQLQKLSTPEKDYVKEGFYAKTAAEELKCPDLELNVLMSMEDVTTRVQTAVKKGMTDKAALEARKTEIAKIEKESSEATGMRSDVVALYQGGEYWLYRYKKYTDVRLVFAPEQQAAFFGGDPDNFAYPRYDLDMTVFRVYENDKPVASKHFLKWSARGAADGELVFVSGHPGSTNRSHTVAMLEIQRDHIYPMRLKTIKRRLEVLKRYAALGPEQERQAKNQIFGIENAIKAWTGEYNGLLDKNIFAKKQKEETDFRAQVASKPEWMKEYGEAWGMIAKAQKKYLEMYKPFQFRSVRGSRLAGNALTIVQLVAEMKKPDGERLDGYHDSQLESLKLRLFSPAPVYPQLEEMLIAESLQESLDELGPNDPFVKTALNGRPPAEVAKELIANTKLGDPAFRKSLVEGGEAVVAASTDPLIVLARKLDPMARELRKWYEDNVQSIETSAGEKIGKARFAVYGKSAYPDATFTLRLSYGAVKGYPMNGTKAPSKTTLYGLYDRHYSFDMQPPFHLPPRYTERKDKLDLSTPVNFVTTNDIIGGNSGSPVINKNAELVGLVFDGNIESLVGRFVYNEENNRCVAVHSAVMIEALRKLYDAGALADELEGKMSNSAKSE; encoded by the coding sequence ATGAAAACTCGTTTTGCTTCCGGGCGATTGAACCTGCTCGTCGCTCTCATGGTTGGCGCTGTGTTTCTTATCGGCGCTACCATTCCCGATGAAGGCATGTGGACGTTCGACAATCCGCCGCTCAAACTTCTGAAAGAGCGCTACGGTTTTACGCCGACGCCGGAGTGGCTGGATCTCGTGCGTTTGTCCAGCGTGCGTTTCAATGACGGCGGTTCCGGCTCGTTTGTGAGTTCGACGGGGCTGGTTCTCACCAACCATCACGTGGCGCTCGGCCAGTTGCAAAAACTTTCAACACCGGAAAAAGATTATGTGAAAGAGGGCTTTTATGCCAAGACGGCGGCTGAAGAGCTGAAGTGTCCCGATCTCGAGCTCAACGTGCTGATGTCAATGGAAGACGTCACCACGCGCGTGCAAACAGCGGTGAAAAAAGGCATGACCGACAAAGCCGCCCTTGAAGCGCGCAAAACAGAAATCGCCAAAATCGAAAAAGAAAGCTCGGAAGCCACGGGGATGCGCTCGGATGTCGTCGCGCTTTATCAAGGCGGCGAATATTGGCTGTATCGCTACAAAAAGTATACGGACGTGCGACTGGTGTTTGCGCCGGAACAACAAGCGGCTTTTTTTGGCGGCGATCCGGACAACTTCGCGTATCCGCGCTATGATCTCGACATGACGGTTTTCCGCGTTTATGAAAACGACAAGCCGGTGGCGAGCAAGCATTTTCTGAAATGGAGCGCCAGGGGCGCGGCTGACGGCGAGCTGGTTTTTGTCTCGGGCCATCCCGGCTCCACCAATCGCTCGCACACCGTTGCCATGCTGGAAATTCAGCGTGACCATATTTATCCGATGCGCTTGAAAACCATCAAGCGCCGCCTGGAGGTTTTGAAACGCTATGCCGCGCTCGGGCCGGAGCAGGAACGCCAGGCCAAAAATCAAATCTTCGGGATTGAGAACGCCATCAAAGCCTGGACCGGCGAATACAACGGCCTGCTGGACAAAAACATTTTCGCGAAAAAGCAAAAGGAGGAAACGGATTTCCGCGCGCAGGTGGCGAGCAAGCCGGAGTGGATGAAGGAATACGGCGAGGCCTGGGGCATGATCGCCAAAGCGCAAAAGAAGTATTTGGAGATGTACAAGCCGTTTCAATTCCGCTCCGTGCGCGGCTCGCGCCTGGCCGGCAATGCGTTGACCATCGTCCAGCTTGTTGCCGAAATGAAAAAACCCGACGGCGAGCGCCTCGATGGTTATCATGATTCGCAGCTCGAGTCGCTGAAGCTCCGTCTCTTCTCGCCAGCGCCGGTTTATCCGCAGCTGGAGGAGATGCTCATCGCCGAAAGCTTGCAGGAATCGTTGGATGAACTCGGACCCAACGATCCGTTTGTCAAAACCGCGTTGAATGGCCGGCCGCCCGCCGAAGTCGCCAAAGAATTGATCGCGAACACCAAGCTTGGCGACCCGGCTTTCCGCAAATCACTGGTGGAAGGCGGTGAAGCGGTGGTGGCGGCCTCGACCGATCCGTTGATCGTGTTGGCGCGCAAACTCGATCCGATGGCGCGCGAGCTGCGCAAATGGTACGAGGACAACGTGCAAAGCATTGAGACGAGCGCCGGCGAAAAAATCGGCAAAGCACGCTTTGCGGTTTATGGCAAATCCGCCTATCCGGATGCGACTTTCACACTGCGGCTTTCTTATGGTGCGGTGAAAGGCTATCCGATGAACGGCACCAAAGCGCCGTCGAAGACGACGCTTTACGGTCTCTACGATCGTCATTACAGTTTTGACATGCAGCCGCCGTTTCACCTGCCGCCACGTTACACCGAACGCAAAGACAAACTCGATCTGTCCACGCCGGTCAATTTTGTCACCACCAACGACATCATCGGCGGCAACTCCGGATCGCCGGTCATCAACAAAAATGCCGAGCTGGTTGGCCTGGTTTTCGACGGCAATATTGAAAGTCTCGTCGGCCGTTTCGTGTATAATGAAGAAAACAACCGTTGCGTCGCCGTGCACAGCGCGGTGATGATCGAAGCGTTGCGCAAGCTCTACGACGCCGGGGCGCTGGCGGATGAGTTGGAAGGCAAAATGTCGAACAGCGCGAAATCGGAATAG
- a CDS encoding glycosyltransferase family 39 protein: protein MIKTIFGFIVLTDVERIISDPDSIGYYRLAENLRHHGIFSRSESPPFLPDNVITPVYPFFLATLLSLAGGSLWIIPLAQGLINSLTAVFTLKTGERLFGQRAGLIAGICYALDPSALVHTFSLLTESLFAFLFLAANFFLVKYIQRSSLKNLILSALLLGLATLCRPVALYYFLVVAVILFVTRRPMLVAGIKNVVLYIFIFMLALGPWLIRNKLTFGIANLTSIQGNNLLLINAAHLKAAQEHLDYATAECLLEAEADSLLVARGLTAEKLKLEYHGRQYGYQINDPRQARVYEKLAIEKIMASPLLYIRVHLTGIIPSLFDASVREIYHFRGKERPLLGLRSLFVTGEIKSAVKKLGAQMEAGYLMLHLGHVGWLMMHYIFLALTICRLIKEKTAAPLWLLLLPFLYLLLITAPAGSERFRFPAMPCLYVLSAAAISRLRWPALIFPSK from the coding sequence TTGATTAAAACGATTTTCGGGTTCATCGTTCTCACAGATGTAGAGCGCATCATCTCGGACCCGGATTCCATCGGCTATTACCGGCTGGCGGAAAATCTGCGGCATCACGGCATCTTTTCTCGCAGCGAAAGTCCTCCCTTCCTCCCTGACAACGTCATCACCCCGGTTTATCCGTTTTTTCTTGCAACGCTGCTGTCTCTCGCCGGCGGCAGTTTGTGGATAATCCCGTTGGCGCAAGGGCTGATCAATTCTCTCACGGCTGTGTTCACGTTGAAAACCGGAGAACGTTTATTCGGCCAACGTGCCGGATTGATCGCCGGCATTTGTTACGCCCTCGATCCTTCGGCGCTGGTGCATACGTTCAGTCTGTTGACGGAATCATTGTTTGCTTTTCTTTTTCTTGCTGCCAATTTTTTTCTTGTCAAATACATTCAGCGATCTTCCTTGAAGAATTTGATCTTGTCCGCGCTGCTTCTGGGTCTGGCAACGCTTTGCCGTCCGGTGGCGCTGTATTATTTTCTCGTCGTCGCAGTCATTTTGTTCGTGACACGTCGACCAATGCTCGTTGCCGGGATCAAAAATGTTGTGCTTTACATTTTTATTTTTATGCTCGCCCTCGGCCCCTGGCTCATTCGCAACAAATTGACCTTTGGCATCGCCAATTTGACTTCTATTCAAGGCAATAATCTGCTGCTGATCAATGCCGCGCATCTCAAAGCAGCGCAAGAACATCTCGATTATGCCACGGCTGAATGTCTTTTGGAAGCCGAGGCCGACAGCTTGCTGGTCGCGCGCGGCTTGACGGCGGAAAAATTGAAACTGGAATATCACGGCAGGCAGTACGGCTACCAAATCAACGATCCGCGGCAGGCGCGCGTTTATGAAAAGTTGGCGATTGAAAAAATTATGGCTTCTCCCCTGCTTTACATTCGCGTTCATCTCACGGGCATCATTCCCAGTCTGTTCGATGCCAGCGTGCGGGAGATTTATCATTTTCGCGGCAAGGAAAGGCCGCTGCTCGGTTTGCGCTCGTTATTTGTGACCGGAGAAATAAAATCTGCCGTCAAAAAGCTCGGTGCGCAAATGGAAGCGGGTTATCTGATGCTGCATCTTGGCCATGTCGGTTGGTTGATGATGCACTATATTTTTTTAGCCCTCACCATTTGCCGGCTGATCAAAGAAAAAACTGCTGCGCCGTTATGGCTCCTGCTGTTGCCTTTTCTCTATTTGCTGTTGATAACCGCGCCCGCCGGCTCCGAGCGGTTTCGTTTTCCGGCCATGCCCTGTCTGTATGTCTTGTCGGCAGCCGCGATCTCCCGCCTGCGATGGCCGGCTCTCATCTTCCCGTCAAAATAA
- a CDS encoding MgtC/SapB family protein, whose translation MEFDLLKKITLALALGLLVGIEREFSQHREGEPLFAGGRTFALLALLGFVSGYFAVQISPLVLVGALLIAGGLIVVSYFLSVRAGGHLGATTEVAAILTFFIGVIVAKDQLLMASIVAIAVVSLLALKPGLKAFTGRISHEDIYATVKFAIITIIILPFLPNRTFGPLNVFNPAETWLLVILVSGISFAGYVLVKIIGAERTVPVIGLLGGLVSSTAVTVSFAQRSKQDLELSRLFALGALVASTTMFPRLLIEVAVVNSALLPSLIAPLSGMTLTGVVVVAWWWRIERGRGHTTHVQLTNPFSITPALKFAVLFVLILFMAKAALDFLGARALYFTAILAGLTDVDAITLTTARLAHDSLDAVTATATIILAAMANTIMKAGMAFLLGARPFGRQMAWALGLMLLAGGVGLVLVWAGALG comes from the coding sequence ATGGAATTTGATCTCCTGAAAAAAATCACCCTGGCGCTCGCTTTGGGTTTGTTGGTCGGCATTGAACGCGAGTTCTCCCAGCATCGCGAAGGCGAACCGTTATTTGCCGGCGGCCGGACATTTGCCTTGCTTGCGCTCTTGGGGTTTGTTTCGGGTTATTTTGCCGTGCAAATCTCGCCGCTGGTTCTGGTGGGCGCTCTGCTCATTGCCGGCGGTTTGATTGTCGTCTCGTATTTTTTGAGCGTGCGCGCCGGCGGCCATTTGGGCGCCACCACCGAAGTCGCTGCCATCTTGACGTTTTTTATCGGCGTGATTGTCGCCAAAGATCAATTGCTCATGGCAAGCATTGTGGCCATTGCCGTGGTGTCTTTGTTGGCGCTGAAGCCGGGCTTGAAAGCGTTTACCGGCAGGATCAGCCATGAAGATATTTACGCCACGGTTAAATTCGCCATCATCACCATTATCATTCTGCCGTTTTTGCCCAATCGCACGTTTGGCCCGTTGAATGTCTTTAATCCGGCTGAAACCTGGCTGTTGGTTATTTTAGTTTCCGGCATCAGCTTCGCCGGTTACGTGTTGGTGAAGATCATCGGCGCCGAGCGCACCGTGCCGGTGATCGGATTGTTGGGCGGCTTGGTTTCCAGCACTGCCGTCACCGTCAGCTTTGCCCAACGGAGCAAGCAAGACCTTGAGCTCTCGCGGCTATTCGCGTTGGGAGCCTTGGTGGCTTCAACCACGATGTTCCCGCGTTTGTTGATCGAAGTCGCTGTCGTCAATTCCGCGCTCTTGCCATCTTTAATCGCGCCTCTAAGTGGCATGACGTTGACGGGAGTTGTTGTTGTGGCATGGTGGTGGCGAATCGAGCGAGGCCGCGGACACACCACCCACGTGCAATTGACTAATCCTTTCTCGATCACGCCGGCATTGAAATTTGCCGTGCTCTTCGTGCTTATTTTATTTATGGCGAAAGCCGCGCTTGATTTTCTCGGCGCACGCGCGCTTTATTTCACCGCCATTTTAGCCGGACTGACCGATGTCGATGCGATCACGCTGACCACGGCGCGGCTGGCGCACGATTCACTTGACGCCGTCACAGCGACGGCCACGATCATCCTGGCCGCCATGGCGAATACGATCATGAAAGCCGGCATGGCGTTTCTGCTGGGCGCGCGGCCGTTTGGCCGGCAGATGGCCTGGGCTTTGGGATTGATGTTGCTGGCCGGTGGAGTTGGTCTTGTCTTGGTTTGGGCTGGGGCTCTTGGTTAA
- the sixA gene encoding phosphohistidine phosphatase SixA: MELYIIRHAIAAMREEWTGSDDKRPLTEKGKKKMEQIARGLAAMEIDFTHIFSSPLVRAQQTAEILQKILKFDHADETDLLVPSADPAAMIPFLNKLPDNADVALVGHEPHVSALLSYLLSGEHKNFAAFKKGGVAMLEGYAPLRPGKLVLRWLLEPNHLVAIGEAE; encoded by the coding sequence ATGGAACTCTACATCATTCGTCATGCCATTGCCGCTATGCGGGAAGAATGGACGGGTAGCGACGACAAACGGCCGCTAACTGAGAAGGGCAAGAAAAAAATGGAGCAGATCGCGCGCGGCCTGGCCGCCATGGAGATCGATTTCACGCATATTTTCAGCAGCCCGCTGGTGCGCGCGCAACAAACCGCCGAAATTTTGCAAAAGATTTTGAAATTTGATCACGCTGATGAAACCGATTTGCTCGTTCCCTCCGCCGATCCGGCGGCGATGATTCCGTTTCTCAACAAATTGCCCGACAACGCGGATGTTGCATTGGTCGGGCACGAGCCGCATGTGTCGGCATTGCTGAGTTATCTGCTGAGCGGCGAGCACAAAAATTTCGCCGCGTTCAAAAAAGGCGGCGTGGCGATGCTGGAAGGCTACGCGCCGTTGCGACCCGGCAAGCTTGTCTTGCGCTGGCTGCTGGAGCCCAATCATCTCGTCGCGATTGGGGAAGCGGAGTGA
- a CDS encoding AbgT family transporter, with the protein MKLKIRFSGRIFYRALDFVEKVGNLLPHPASLFAIFALGVIILSGIAAWFELAAVHPGTGETIKAVSLLNGDGLRRIMTDMVRNFTGFAPLGTVLVALLGIGVAEGTGLLSAAIRLLVLKAPPSLLTAVLVFAGIMSNAGSEIGYVLLVPLGAVIFLAVGRHPLAGLAAAFAGVSGGYSANLLLGTVDPLLAGLSQEAARIIDPSYLVNPACNYYFMAASTFVLTAAGTWVSEKIVEPRLGKYEGAEKAMDLQELSPDEKRGLKFALVATVILTGLLLWAVVPSDGVLRDPKTGDLLHSPFLSGIVALLFLSSAIVGAAYGLGARTVRSSADVVNPMGKAMSTLGSYIALVFFAAQFVAYFGWTNLGLITAVKGAEFLKSIGFEGIPLMLSFVLVSTSLNMFMGSASAKWAVMAPVFVPMFMLLGYTPELTQAVYRIGDSCTNIISPMMSYFALIVSFVQRYSKDAGIGTVIATMLPFTVAFLVVWSLLLVVWLLLGLPMGPGAGLYLGR; encoded by the coding sequence ATGAAACTGAAAATCCGCTTCAGCGGCCGCATTTTTTACCGCGCGCTCGATTTTGTCGAGAAAGTGGGGAATCTTCTGCCTCATCCGGCGAGCCTTTTCGCCATCTTCGCATTGGGCGTGATCATTCTTTCCGGCATTGCGGCCTGGTTCGAGCTTGCAGCGGTTCATCCCGGCACCGGCGAGACCATCAAAGCCGTGAGCCTGCTGAATGGCGATGGCTTGCGGCGCATTATGACGGACATGGTGCGGAATTTTACCGGCTTCGCGCCGTTGGGAACCGTGTTGGTTGCGTTGCTCGGCATTGGCGTGGCGGAGGGAACCGGGTTGCTCAGCGCCGCGATCAGACTTTTGGTGCTCAAAGCGCCGCCGAGTTTGTTGACGGCGGTGCTGGTTTTTGCCGGCATCATGTCCAATGCGGGATCGGAAATCGGCTACGTGCTTTTAGTGCCGTTGGGCGCGGTCATTTTTCTCGCGGTTGGCCGGCATCCCCTGGCAGGATTGGCGGCGGCGTTTGCCGGCGTCTCCGGCGGATACAGCGCCAATCTTTTGCTCGGCACGGTCGATCCGTTGCTGGCCGGCCTGTCGCAAGAAGCAGCGCGCATCATCGATCCGAGTTATTTGGTGAATCCGGCGTGCAATTACTATTTCATGGCGGCATCAACTTTCGTGCTCACCGCTGCCGGCACCTGGGTCTCGGAAAAAATCGTCGAGCCGCGCTTGGGAAAATACGAGGGCGCGGAGAAAGCGATGGATTTGCAGGAGCTTTCGCCGGATGAAAAACGTGGGTTGAAATTTGCCTTGGTGGCGACTGTTATCCTCACCGGACTTTTGTTGTGGGCCGTGGTGCCGTCCGACGGCGTGCTGCGCGATCCGAAAACCGGCGACCTTTTGCACTCGCCGTTTCTGTCCGGCATCGTCGCGTTGTTGTTTCTCTCCTCCGCCATCGTTGGCGCTGCGTATGGCCTCGGCGCGCGCACCGTGCGAAGTAGCGCTGATGTCGTCAATCCCATGGGCAAGGCGATGAGCACGTTGGGTTCGTACATCGCACTGGTGTTTTTTGCCGCGCAGTTTGTGGCCTATTTTGGGTGGACGAATCTTGGCCTGATTACGGCGGTGAAAGGCGCGGAATTTCTCAAATCCATCGGTTTTGAAGGCATTCCGCTGATGTTGAGCTTCGTGCTGGTGTCAACGAGCCTCAACATGTTCATGGGCAGCGCCTCGGCGAAATGGGCGGTCATGGCGCCGGTGTTCGTGCCGATGTTCATGCTGCTTGGCTACACGCCGGAGCTCACGCAAGCGGTTTATCGCATCGGCGACTCGTGCACCAACATCATCTCGCCCATGATGTCCTACTTCGCGCTGATTGTTTCATTCGTGCAGCGTTACAGCAAAGATGCCGGCATCGGCACCGTTATCGCGACGATGCTGCCGTTTACCGTGGCGTTTCTGGTGGTGTGGTCCCTCCTGCTGGTGGTTTGGCTGTTGTTGGGGTTGCCGATGGGGCCGGGGGCGGGGCTGTATTTGGGGAGATAA
- a CDS encoding sigma 54-interacting transcriptional regulator, translated as MNCPAELYQLFFNATTEAVFIVDAAAQSVLAANEQACRWSGYRPGELEGLFIEQLVRAQNGSALLRHGHDSREMQRDNLQLRKKNGELMAVSWRAVPVELNQRHFLLVMAGASPQQSDDPKTAASNIISSELADFPTLIGQSEKIRHVCRLIGSVAKCEATVLLQGESGTGKEIVANAIHAHSRRAQRPFVKVNCAALTETLLESELFGHVKGAFTGAIRNRCGRFKQADGGTILLDEIGSMSLAGQAKLLRVLQEHEFEPVGSSTTTAVNVRVIAATNADLKKAVSEGKFREDLFYRLNVFSIFLPPLRERKEDIPLLAQHFLHKYNLAVGKKIQALASETLAAMMGYDWPGNVRELENAVEHAVLVENSLFISPSSLPMNLAPKETSEPSTTLGLRDMLNLFEKQIIIDTLIRANWIKKRAADMLRIDARNLPYLLRKHNLSDGIHTH; from the coding sequence ATGAATTGCCCCGCAGAATTGTATCAACTTTTCTTCAACGCGACGACTGAAGCCGTTTTTATCGTTGACGCGGCCGCTCAAAGCGTTCTCGCCGCCAACGAGCAGGCATGCCGGTGGTCGGGCTATCGACCCGGCGAGCTTGAAGGGCTGTTCATCGAGCAACTCGTGAGGGCACAAAACGGCTCGGCGCTTTTGCGGCACGGACATGACTCAAGAGAAATGCAGCGGGATAATTTGCAGTTGCGCAAGAAAAATGGCGAGCTCATGGCCGTAAGCTGGCGTGCCGTACCCGTCGAGTTGAATCAAAGACACTTTCTACTCGTCATGGCGGGCGCGAGCCCTCAGCAGTCCGACGATCCAAAAACAGCAGCGTCAAACATTATCTCATCCGAACTGGCGGACTTCCCCACCCTCATCGGCCAAAGCGAGAAGATTCGTCACGTTTGCCGTCTTATCGGTTCCGTGGCAAAATGTGAAGCTACGGTTTTGCTTCAAGGCGAGAGCGGCACTGGCAAAGAAATCGTTGCCAATGCCATCCATGCCCATAGCCGGCGGGCGCAGAGGCCGTTTGTGAAAGTCAATTGCGCCGCGTTGACGGAGACGTTGCTGGAAAGCGAGCTGTTCGGCCACGTCAAAGGCGCTTTCACCGGCGCGATCCGCAACCGGTGCGGGCGTTTCAAGCAAGCCGATGGCGGCACGATTTTGCTGGATGAGATCGGCAGCATGTCGCTGGCGGGGCAAGCCAAGTTGTTGCGCGTTTTGCAGGAGCATGAATTCGAGCCGGTTGGCAGCTCGACCACGACGGCGGTGAATGTGCGCGTCATCGCCGCCACCAACGCCGATTTGAAGAAGGCCGTATCCGAAGGCAAATTTCGCGAGGATTTGTTTTATCGTCTCAACGTTTTTTCAATTTTTTTGCCGCCGCTGCGCGAGAGAAAAGAAGATATTCCGCTGCTCGCGCAACATTTTTTGCACAAATACAATCTGGCCGTCGGCAAGAAAATTCAAGCCCTCGCCTCCGAAACCCTCGCCGCGATGATGGGATACGACTGGCCCGGCAATGTCCGGGAGTTGGAGAACGCGGTGGAACATGCCGTGCTCGTTGAAAACAGTTTGTTCATTTCGCCTTCCAGCCTGCCGATGAATCTCGCCCCAAAAGAGACTTCCGAGCCCTCGACAACGCTGGGCTTGCGCGACATGCTGAACCTTTTTGAGAAACAAATCATCATCGACACACTCATCCGCGCCAACTGGATCAAAAAGCGCGCGGCAGATATGCTCCGGATCGACGCGAGAAATTTGCCCTACCTGCTGCGGAAGCATAATCTCTCGGACGGCATTCATACACATTGA
- a CDS encoding response regulator — MNRSRAILICDRDPLFREALRNFLLAAGYVQVEVVTTGREALALLRRERFGCVLIGMSRPFLHEKRLATIARRRQPNAKIFVLVAAAEQPFIRDTSFEYLVKEQIFSNIIALLEEHEPGGEA, encoded by the coding sequence ATGAATCGATCACGTGCCATTCTCATCTGCGACCGCGATCCACTCTTTCGTGAAGCGCTGCGAAATTTTCTGCTCGCCGCTGGCTATGTTCAGGTGGAAGTCGTGACCACCGGCCGGGAGGCGCTAGCCCTGCTCCGGCGTGAGCGCTTCGGCTGTGTGCTGATCGGCATGTCGCGGCCTTTTTTGCACGAAAAACGCCTGGCCACGATTGCGCGACGGCGGCAACCCAACGCCAAAATTTTCGTGCTCGTGGCGGCTGCCGAGCAGCCGTTCATTCGCGATACCTCGTTTGAATATCTCGTCAAAGAGCAGATTTTTTCGAATATAATCGCGTTACTCGAAGAACATGAGCCGGGAGGCGAAGCATGA